In Oscillospiraceae bacterium, the following proteins share a genomic window:
- the glgB gene encoding 1,4-alpha-glucan branching protein GlgB, translating into MAEYLFHQGTNSRAYEFLGAHLQGNKCVFRTWAPKAKAVYVTGSFCNWDYTAHQAERITDGGIYECVIENVSEFDAYKFVIITQSGETLLKADPYGYHSETRPGDASKVYDLSGYRWSDKKWLTKREAPYQKAMNIYEVHFGSWKRYADGNNFSYRKMAEELIPYVKEMGYTHIELMPMSEYPYDKSWGYQVTGYYAPTSRYGEPKDFMYFIDECHKNDIGVILDWVPAHFPKDAQGLYEFDGSFCYEYESLYKREHKDWGTRIFDYGKNEVISFLISNACFWLDKYHIDGLRVDAVASMLYLDYGRKDGEWEQNQYGGNGNLEAVEFLKKLNTRVFSDFPGIMMIAEESTAWPMITYPVEDGGLGFNYKWNMGWMNDSLRYMATDPFFRKGVHNNMTFSLTYAFSENFVLPLSHDEVVHLKCSLLNKMPGYFHDKLANLRAYLTYMFTHPGKKLTFMGADIAQQNEWNEEAQLSWELLQYPEHKKHQEFVKALNHFYRNEPTLWERDDSWEGFQWTSADDCDNNVYAFWRMDKKGNKLLSVFNFSSNRYENYKLGVPNRGNYVEIFSTDKEEFGGNGTPAQKLTSKSGAMHGQKQYVELTIPPFSALCFYKKATPKKTKKTKKA; encoded by the coding sequence ATGGCAGAATACCTGTTTCACCAAGGGACCAACAGCCGTGCCTACGAATTTTTAGGAGCACACCTTCAAGGTAACAAGTGTGTATTTCGTACCTGGGCACCCAAAGCAAAGGCGGTCTATGTGACAGGTTCTTTTTGTAATTGGGATTACACTGCACATCAGGCCGAACGAATTACAGACGGCGGTATCTATGAATGTGTGATTGAAAATGTAAGTGAATTTGATGCTTATAAATTTGTGATTATCACACAATCAGGAGAAACACTTCTAAAAGCAGACCCTTACGGATACCATTCCGAAACCCGTCCCGGAGATGCATCTAAGGTGTATGATTTATCAGGATACCGATGGAGTGATAAAAAATGGCTGACAAAACGGGAAGCACCCTACCAAAAAGCCATGAATATTTACGAGGTGCATTTCGGCTCCTGGAAACGGTATGCCGACGGCAATAATTTCTCCTATCGGAAAATGGCGGAGGAACTGATTCCTTATGTGAAAGAAATGGGATATACCCATATTGAACTGATGCCTATGAGTGAATATCCCTACGATAAATCCTGGGGTTATCAGGTAACAGGCTACTATGCACCCACCTCCCGTTACGGAGAACCAAAAGATTTTATGTATTTTATTGACGAATGTCATAAAAATGACATTGGCGTTATTTTGGATTGGGTGCCTGCCCATTTCCCCAAAGATGCACAAGGTTTATATGAATTTGATGGAAGCTTTTGTTACGAATACGAAAGTTTATATAAAAGAGAACATAAAGATTGGGGCACCCGTATCTTTGACTACGGCAAAAACGAAGTAATTTCGTTTCTCATTTCCAATGCCTGTTTCTGGCTGGATAAATACCATATTGACGGTCTTCGAGTGGATGCAGTTGCCTCCATGCTATATTTAGACTACGGAAGAAAAGACGGCGAATGGGAACAGAATCAATATGGCGGAAACGGCAATTTGGAAGCGGTGGAATTTTTAAAGAAATTAAACACCCGTGTATTCTCCGATTTTCCCGGCATTATGATGATTGCCGAAGAATCCACCGCCTGGCCCATGATTACCTATCCTGTGGAAGACGGAGGATTGGGATTCAACTACAAATGGAATATGGGTTGGATGAACGATTCTCTTCGCTACATGGCAACTGACCCGTTTTTCAGAAAAGGCGTTCACAACAATATGACCTTTTCTTTAACCTACGCATTTTCAGAAAACTTTGTACTTCCCTTATCTCACGATGAGGTGGTGCACTTAAAATGTTCCCTGCTAAACAAGATGCCCGGTTACTTTCACGATAAACTGGCAAATCTTCGAGCGTATCTTACTTATATGTTTACCCATCCCGGCAAAAAGCTGACCTTTATGGGAGCTGACATCGCTCAGCAAAATGAATGGAATGAAGAAGCCCAGCTTTCCTGGGAATTGCTTCAGTATCCGGAACACAAAAAGCATCAGGAATTCGTGAAAGCGTTAAATCATTTTTATCGGAATGAACCTACCCTGTGGGAGAGAGACGACAGCTGGGAAGGATTCCAATGGACCAGTGCCGATGACTGTGATAACAATGTGTATGCCTTCTGGCGAATGGATAAAAAGGGAAACAAACTGTTAAGCGTGTTTAATTTTTCTTCCAACCGCTATGAAAATTACAAACTGGGAGTCCCCAACCGGGGTAATTATGTGGAAATTTTCTCCACCGACAAAGAAGAATTCGGCGGAAACGGAACACCTGCCCAGAAACTTACGTCAAAATCGGGTGCAATGCACGGTCAGAAACAATATGTTGAACTGACCATTCCCCCGTTCTCGGCGTTATGCTTTTATAAAAAAGCAACTCCAAAGAAAACAAAGAAAACAAAAAAAGCATAA
- a CDS encoding glucose-1-phosphate adenylyltransferase, with product MIAKKEMVAMLLAGGAGNRLYVLTKERAKPAVPFGGKYKIIDFPISNCVNSGVDTVGVLTQYQPLELNTYIGNGQPWDLDRMYGGVHILPPYLAGATGDWYKGTANAIFQNMHFMDQFDPEYVLILSGDHIYKMDYAKMLQFHKEKDADLTIAVLNVTMEEATRFGILNTNPDLSVYEFEEKPANPKSTNASMGIYIFNYKKLKEYLVKDEENPNSSNDFGKDVIPAMLNDNCKLFAYPFEGYWKDVGTIDSLWEANMDLLNPKLPLNLSDPLWRIYSRHNATTPHYIDEKATVADSIISSACEIYGNVSQSVIFANTTVGEGTDLEYSVIMPNVTIGKNAKIQYAIIADDAVIEDGAIIGADPRDCKEGEWGIAVIGQGAVIKSGQVVLPKQIV from the coding sequence ATGATTGCAAAAAAAGAAATGGTCGCAATGTTACTTGCAGGCGGTGCCGGCAACCGTTTGTATGTTCTCACAAAAGAACGTGCAAAACCGGCAGTTCCTTTCGGAGGAAAATATAAAATTATTGACTTCCCTATCTCCAACTGTGTGAACTCCGGCGTGGATACCGTGGGTGTGTTGACTCAGTATCAGCCGTTGGAATTAAACACCTACATCGGAAACGGGCAACCTTGGGACTTAGACAGAATGTATGGCGGTGTGCACATTCTCCCTCCCTATCTTGCGGGAGCAACCGGAGACTGGTATAAAGGAACCGCTAACGCCATTTTCCAGAATATGCATTTTATGGATCAGTTTGACCCGGAATATGTGCTCATTTTATCCGGTGACCATATTTACAAAATGGACTACGCAAAAATGCTTCAGTTCCATAAAGAAAAAGACGCTGATCTTACCATTGCCGTGTTAAATGTTACCATGGAAGAAGCAACCAGATTCGGTATCTTGAATACCAATCCTGATTTGTCGGTGTATGAATTTGAAGAAAAGCCCGCAAACCCGAAATCTACCAATGCTTCTATGGGGATTTACATTTTCAATTATAAAAAATTAAAAGAATATTTGGTAAAAGACGAAGAAAACCCCAATTCTTCTAATGACTTCGGCAAAGACGTTATCCCCGCGATGTTAAATGATAACTGCAAACTGTTTGCATACCCCTTTGAAGGTTACTGGAAGGATGTGGGAACCATTGATTCTCTGTGGGAAGCCAATATGGATTTATTAAATCCCAAACTTCCTTTGAATTTAAGCGATCCCTTATGGAGAATTTACAGCCGTCACAATGCTACCACTCCTCATTATATTGATGAAAAAGCAACGGTGGCGGACTCTATTATTTCTTCTGCTTGTGAAATCTACGGCAATGTTTCTCAGAGTGTGATTTTCGCCAACACCACCGTGGGTGAAGGTACCGACCTGGAATACTCTGTGATTATGCCCAACGTAACAATCGGCAAAAATGCCAAAATCCAGTATGCAATTATTGCTGATGATGCAGTGATTGAAGATGGCGCCATCATCGGTGCAGACCCCAGAGACTGCAAAGAAGGCGAATGGGGTATCGCAGTAATCGGTCAGGGTGCCGTGATTAAATCCGGTCAGGTTGTATTACCCAAACAGATTGTATAG
- the glgD gene encoding glucose-1-phosphate adenylyltransferase subunit GlgD, whose protein sequence is MNAFSILFSDTFYYDRIGELTKNRNLASVPFGGRYRLVDFVLSSLVKAHVPNVGVITRNNYSSLVDHLGSGKDWDLDRKNGGLKILTPFANNMGNSSSKNKFEALNSVKTYIRHNLPDYAILADTNIICNIDFKAMVQFHKDTNADVVCLYKKRDVYEGSTSIAVNENGQVTGSRYHGIANGEEDNFVLKVYVMKKDFLLNLIDTGITYGWEEFNRDFITKHFSNYRIFAMEQKGYCKVLRNINDYYQASMDLLNPEIRREIFQSGTNILTKIKDSVPTMYGSNSKVKNSLIADGCKIDGTVENCVIFRGVHIKKGSVVKNSIIMQGAEISENCQITNVIADKGMVLNEGMVLTGSESFPFIIAKNTKI, encoded by the coding sequence ATGAATGCATTCAGCATATTATTTTCAGATACCTTTTACTACGACAGAATCGGCGAGCTGACCAAAAACCGTAATCTGGCATCTGTCCCCTTCGGCGGAAGATACCGTCTGGTGGATTTTGTGCTCTCCTCGTTAGTAAAAGCACATGTGCCCAATGTTGGCGTAATTACCCGTAATAATTACAGTTCCTTAGTGGACCATTTAGGCAGCGGTAAGGATTGGGATTTAGACCGTAAAAACGGCGGTTTAAAAATCTTAACTCCCTTTGCCAACAATATGGGAAACTCCTCCTCCAAAAACAAATTTGAAGCCTTAAACAGCGTGAAAACCTATATCCGCCATAACCTGCCCGATTATGCGATTTTGGCAGATACCAATATTATATGTAATATTGATTTTAAAGCAATGGTGCAATTCCATAAAGATACCAATGCGGACGTGGTATGCTTATATAAGAAAAGAGATGTATACGAAGGAAGCACCAGCATTGCAGTAAATGAAAACGGTCAGGTAACCGGTTCCCGTTATCACGGAATCGCAAATGGCGAAGAAGACAATTTTGTGTTAAAAGTTTATGTGATGAAAAAAGACTTCCTCTTAAACTTGATTGACACGGGCATCACTTACGGATGGGAAGAATTCAACCGTGACTTTATCACCAAACACTTCTCCAATTACCGTATTTTCGCAATGGAACAAAAGGGTTATTGCAAAGTGTTAAGAAACATCAACGATTATTATCAGGCAAGTATGGATTTATTAAATCCCGAAATCCGCCGTGAAATCTTCCAGTCCGGCACCAACATCTTGACCAAAATCAAAGACAGTGTTCCCACCATGTACGGCTCCAATTCCAAAGTGAAAAACAGCTTGATTGCAGACGGTTGTAAAATTGACGGCACCGTGGAAAACTGTGTGATTTTCCGTGGTGTTCACATTAAAAAAGGTTCAGTTGTGAAAAACTCCATCATTATGCAGGGTGCAGAAATCTCCGAAAACTGTCAGATTACCAACGTGATTGCCGATAAAGGTATGGTCTTAAACGAAGGCATGGTATTAACAGGTTCAGAAAGTTTCCCCTTCATCATCGCAAAGAACACCAAAATTTAA